The Sulfurimonas sp. genome includes the window TGAACATGAAATAAAAAAAGCGAAAATGAATGTTTTTTCAAAAGATACGCTCCGTTTTATAGATGTTAAAAATGCAAACTATACAATAGGTGAAACAACTCCTATGTCTTATGGATTTTGTGCTTATGAAAATAAAAAAAAGATTCAAATTACATTTGAAGAAGTTAATGTAAAAATGTTAAGGGGTGAAAACATGACAAACCCAAAAATAAGAAAACAAATACTAGGAAACAAATGAAAAATTTATATCTAATCGCATACTTAGACTTAAAAGAGTCCATACGAGCTAAATGGTTTGTTGTTTATTCACTAGTTTTTGGTGGAATGATTGCTCTATTTTTCATAGCAGGAGTAACAGAGTCTCAAGTTATGGGCTTTAGTGGATTAAGCAGACTCCTATTAATGTATATACAAATTACTATTGTTATACTACCAATATTTATACTCATCACAACTGTTCGCTCCATTTCAGGGGATAGAGATAATCATATTTTAGAATATATGTTATCTTTCCCTATCTCACTAAAGCAATACTATTGGGGTAAAATCATTGGACGATTTATTACAGTTTATCTTCCTGTTATTTTTGCAATGATAATTGCAGTTGTTTATGGAGCTATTAAAGGTGCAGAAATTCCTTGGGATATTTTCTTCTTATATACTGGTTTACTATTTGCTATGAGTGGAGCATTTTTAGGTATAGCATTTTTTATCTCTTCTTTTGTAAAATCAAGTGAAGTTGCTCTTGGCATTGCTTTTTTTATATGGATATTTTTACTAGCATTTATTGATATTGCATTAATTTCACTAATGATGCAAAATAGATTTAATGAAGAGCTAGTAATATTTATAGCATTAGTAAATCCAATGGAAATATTTAGAGTTGCTGCTATATCACTATTTGACCCAGAGTTAACAGTTATGGGACCAGTTGCATTTTATATACTTGATTCTATGAGTCAAACAGTATTTGTACTTATCTCTATTGCATACCCACTTTTTATTGGTCTATTTTTTGCCTTTTTTGGGTTTAAAATATTTGAGAAAAAAGATTTAGTTTAATACCCCACTTAGGTTTCAACCACGGGGGCATCGGCATTTAGTGCCAGAAAGGAAATCAACATGATAAAAGTAATATTAGCCGTAGTTTTAGCATCTAGTGTTTTACTCTCTTATGAGATGAATTTTACAAGAGAAAGTGATTGTTTGGTAAGACATATAAAAGTTTATAAAGAACCTAAATGGGTGTCTAAAATAGAACTTGTCAATGGCAAAGTTTTGTTTTTTTCTAGCCCAAAATCTATGATAGAGTTTTATCATCAACCTGGGAAGTGGTTTGATGTTGGAGTAAAAAGTGAATCAGATTTTAAAGATATTTTAGTTACAGACTTTAGTACACTAAAACCAATCAATGCAAAAGGTGCTTTCTTTGTTTATGGCGCAAATGTAATATCTCCTGCTGGAGATGATTTACCTGCCTTTGCAACTTACGCATCTGCTGAGAAATACTTCAAAGAGCATAATGGAAAAAGAATTATGCACTTTAAGGATATTTCGGACGCTCTTATAAGACTTTTAAATGGAAGAATATAAAATGAATAAACCTATTCCACTTGATATAGAGATTCCTCTGGATGCTAAAAGATATATTATTAGTGAAACAGATGAAAAAGGTAAAATAACCTATTGTAATGACTATTTTATAGAAGTATCAGGCTACTCTCAAAAAGAGCTTATAGGAAAACCTCATAATATCGTAAGACATCCAGATATGCCAAGTATTGTCTTTAAACTTCTTTGGCAAACAATTTCATCAGGAAAGAATATAAATGCTGTTGTAAAAAACTTAGCTAAAGATGGAAGGTACTACTGGATTTTTACAGAATTCGAAATAAGAAAAGACACTGATACAGGCAAAATTATTGGTTATCATGCTTCACGAAAAAATATTTCTAAACATGTTATAGAAATTATTTCTGATTTATATGCAAGACTTTTGGAAATAGAAAAACATGACAGTATAGATGCTAGTGAAAAGTACTTATTAGATTTTTTACAAGAAAAAGGTGATGATATTGATTTTTCAAATATCATGGAAGAGATTCATCGCTTTTACTAAAGTTATATAAAATATGAAAATATTTTTACTTACTATATTTTTTTTAACATCTTTATATTCAAATATCCTTCAAGATGCTATAGATAATGCTCCCTCTGGTTCAACATTAAAACTACCAGATGGCATCTACATAGGAAATATAATCATCAATAAACCACTTAAAATTGTTGGTAAGAATAAAAAAGCCATTATAGATGGAAATTCCCTTAAAGATGTAATAACAATAACTAGTTCAAATGTCATCCTTGAAAATATAACTATTACAAATAGCGGTAGTAAAATGTATGAGTTAAATTCTGCCATATATATAAATAAAAGTGATAATATTGAAATAAATAACTGTAAAATACTAAACTCTCTTTATGGGATAAATATGTCTATGGTTAATAATTGAACCCTCTGAACAATCAAGCAATTTAACTTAACCTCCCTCAAACCAATAATTAGCTAAAATAAATATACTAAGAAGCCAAGTTTGAGGGATAAATATGCAACTAAGTTTTTTTGACCATGCCATGAAATACCAAGGTGGTAAGAAGAGTATGAAGTTTTTAAATGAGATGAAAGAGATTATTCCATTTGAAGCTATTGAGAAGATACTTATAGAGAAAAATGTATACAAACCCAACAAAGGTAAGACAGGAAGACCATCTATTCCATCAAAGATATTAGTAGGCTCACTTTTTTTACAAAACTGGTATGGATTGTCAGACCCAATGACCGAAGAGCTTATACATGACCGTATAAGCTTCAGAAAGTTTCTTGATATAAGAGATGAAGATACTATTCCAGATGAAACAACTATTTGTAAATTTAGAAACAAGCTTATCAAAGAAGAGATACTTGGTGATATATTTGAAGAAGTAAAAAAGATGATGGAATCTAAAAGACTTATACTCAATGAGGGAACTCTTATAGACGCTACTCTCATCCACTCAAGCGAACCAAAGAGAAAAAAAGATGACAAGGGTAAAGTTATTTCAAATAAAGCCCATGATTCTGATGCAACCTATACTTCAAAAAGAGGTCGTAAACATCATGGATTAAAGATGCATATAGCAACTGATACAAACGGTATCATCAAAAAAGTAATAGCTACAACTGCATCAACACACGATAGTACACAGTTTGATAAGCTGACAGAAGATGAAAATAAAGCAATATTCGCAGATAGCGGCTATATGCAAAAGGCAAGAAAAGTGGCACTAAGAGCAAAAGGTATTTTTGCTGGTATAGTTGAAAGACGAGTAAGAGGTCAATCGAAACTAAGACCTAAACAATCAAGAAATAATACAAGATTCTCAAAGATAAGATGTCTCGTGGAATTACCATTCGCATTTATAAAACAACATATGAACTTCAGAAAAACCAGATATCGGGGAATAGAGAAAAATCAACAACACTTTTTTATGTTGGCTGCTTGTTATAATCTGAGACGGACACCTGCACTGGTAAGGGCTAGGAACTGATACAAAAGGAACAAAATAAGGTTCTAACATGCTAATAAATAGTAGAAATATAGAAAAACAAGACAGAAACTCACTTCAAAATTGAAAGAGAATTTTTAAAATGATAGAATATTAGTATAAAGAAGAATCATCTGGCTTGTTCAGAGGGTTCAATTCTATAATTTCAAATAATTATATATCCTCAAAAGACAAAGAAATCAGCCAAAGAGGAAATGCTTTAAAATTCTACTACTCAAACAATAACCTTATACAAAATAATATAGTGGATAAATCAAGAGATGTGACTTTTAACTACTCAAATAATAATACAATCAAAAATAATACTTTTATAAATAATAGATTTGCTCTTCATCTTGGTAACTCTCATAACAATACAATTGAAAAAAATAGTTACAAATATAACTCTGTTTCAATAATGCTTATAGGAGCAAAAAACACAACAGTTATAAATAACTCTATAAAAAGTTCCAAAGGAGCTGCTGGTATCGGAGTAATGCTCAATGGTGTATCTGGATTAAACCTCAAAAAAAACATTATAAAGTTTAATGCTAAGGGCATCTATATAGATTCTAAAGCAACTGAAATAGGAATGAAAAGAGATATACAACATAATGATATATCTTTTAATAAAGAAGCTATCCGTTTTCACCTTGTAATAAGAAACAATACTATTTCAAATAATAAATTTGTTGGAAATATTGATGACATTGTCAAAAGTACTGAGGGTTATAGGTCTGATTCAAATATAGTTGAGTATAACTATTGGGATAGATATAGTGGATTTGATAAAAATGAAGATAATATCGGGGATAACCCCTACTCTATCTATCAATATGCATCTCAACTATGGCAGTACAATAATAAAATAAAGTTTTTCTATGCTTCACCAATTATGTCATTACTTGATTTTTTAAGTAAACTAGCTCCTTTCATAGAGCCAATTTTACTCTTAGAGGATACAAAACCATTAATTAAAGAGTATAATCAACAACTATCATAAAATACCTTTGAAAAAAAACTCTGCGATTAACACGATTAGGATTATACCAACAAAGTTTAAGACTACACCATACCTAATCATACTTTTAACATCAACTGCTCCACTACTCATAGCAATAGCATTTGGTGGAGTGGCAATAGGGAGCATAAAAGCATAACTTGCACAAAGTGTAGCGACCATCATAAAAAGAGTGGCATTTATGCCTGTTTGCTGTGCAACTGAGTAAATAACTGGAAGCATTATTGATATAAGTGCTGTATTAGATGTTATCTCTGTTGTAAAAGTAATTAGCATCGCAACTGACAGAAGTAATAGTATCGGAGGTAAAGATGTCATAACAATCAAATATGACGCTACTTCATCTGCTAAACCTGTATAACCAAAAGCCTTAGCAATAGAAAATCCTGCTCCAAACAAAAACATTATTCTATATGGAATTTTTGCCTTATCGTCCATCCAATCAAGAACATTAAAAGGTGGCATAAATAAAAGTAATCCCATACTTAGAAGAATACCTGCTTCACTAAGACCTAAACCACCCCAAAAAGGCTCCATGGGTGCATTTAAAAGTAGTAAAATAATTAATCCACCCATTAGGTATAAAATCTTTTTTTGAGTTGCATCTAGCGTTTTCTTTATTGTTTTTCTCTGAATTGACACATTTTTCACGCCTACACTAAGAAGAAGGCTTACTGTTATAAACATCAAGAAAACAAGCGGAGCAACCATCCATATCCACTGAAAAAAAGCAATTGGCTCCATACCTTTTTCACTCATAATACCTAGTAATATAAGGTTTGGCGGTGTACCAATAGGAGTTAAAATCCCACCTACACTAGCACCATAAGCAATAGCCAAAGCA containing:
- a CDS encoding ABC transporter permease, whose amino-acid sequence is MKNLYLIAYLDLKESIRAKWFVVYSLVFGGMIALFFIAGVTESQVMGFSGLSRLLLMYIQITIVILPIFILITTVRSISGDRDNHILEYMLSFPISLKQYYWGKIIGRFITVYLPVIFAMIIAVVYGAIKGAEIPWDIFFLYTGLLFAMSGAFLGIAFFISSFVKSSEVALGIAFFIWIFLLAFIDIALISLMMQNRFNEELVIFIALVNPMEIFRVAAISLFDPELTVMGPVAFYILDSMSQTVFVLISIAYPLFIGLFFAFFGFKIFEKKDLV
- a CDS encoding nitrous oxide reductase accessory protein NosL, which produces MIKVILAVVLASSVLLSYEMNFTRESDCLVRHIKVYKEPKWVSKIELVNGKVLFFSSPKSMIEFYHQPGKWFDVGVKSESDFKDILVTDFSTLKPINAKGAFFVYGANVISPAGDDLPAFATYASAEKYFKEHNGKRIMHFKDISDALIRLLNGRI
- a CDS encoding PAS domain-containing protein; its protein translation is MEEYKMNKPIPLDIEIPLDAKRYIISETDEKGKITYCNDYFIEVSGYSQKELIGKPHNIVRHPDMPSIVFKLLWQTISSGKNINAVVKNLAKDGRYYWIFTEFEIRKDTDTGKIIGYHASRKNISKHVIEIISDLYARLLEIEKHDSIDASEKYLLDFLQEKGDDIDFSNIMEEIHRFY
- a CDS encoding IS5 family transposase, with amino-acid sequence MQLSFFDHAMKYQGGKKSMKFLNEMKEIIPFEAIEKILIEKNVYKPNKGKTGRPSIPSKILVGSLFLQNWYGLSDPMTEELIHDRISFRKFLDIRDEDTIPDETTICKFRNKLIKEEILGDIFEEVKKMMESKRLILNEGTLIDATLIHSSEPKRKKDDKGKVISNKAHDSDATYTSKRGRKHHGLKMHIATDTNGIIKKVIATTASTHDSTQFDKLTEDENKAIFADSGYMQKARKVALRAKGIFAGIVERRVRGQSKLRPKQSRNNTRFSKIRCLVELPFAFIKQHMNFRKTRYRGIEKNQQHFFMLAACYNLRRTPALVRARN
- a CDS encoding NosD domain-containing protein codes for the protein MFRGFNSIISNNYISSKDKEISQRGNALKFYYSNNNLIQNNIVDKSRDVTFNYSNNNTIKNNTFINNRFALHLGNSHNNTIEKNSYKYNSVSIMLIGAKNTTVINNSIKSSKGAAGIGVMLNGVSGLNLKKNIIKFNAKGIYIDSKATEIGMKRDIQHNDISFNKEAIRFHLVIRNNTISNNKFVGNIDDIVKSTEGYRSDSNIVEYNYWDRYSGFDKNEDNIGDNPYSIYQYASQLWQYNNKIKFFYASPIMSLLDFLSKLAPFIEPILLLEDTKPLIKEYNQQLS
- a CDS encoding SLC13 family permease produces the protein MSENKEQIKKISLAILIGLIAFFLSMILFNTTQASLLGLIAFLVVLWTNEGLPLAVVSLLPIVLFPAFGILSTKATSVNYAHPIIFLFLGGFLLAIAVEKSNLHIFISDKMLSLFPNTPRGIIFSLTITSGLLSSVLSNTTTSLLLMSIALFITTDIKLKLRFALAIAYGASVGGILTPIGTPPNLILLGIMSEKGMEPIAFFQWIWMVAPLVFLMFITVSLLLSVGVKNVSIQRKTIKKTLDATQKKILYLMGGLIILLLLNAPMEPFWGGLGLSEAGILLSMGLLLFMPPFNVLDWMDDKAKIPYRIMFLFGAGFSIAKAFGYTGLADEVASYLIVMTSLPPILLLLSVAMLITFTTEITSNTALISIMLPVIYSVAQQTGINATLFMMVATLCASYAFMLPIATPPNAIAMSSGAVDVKSMIRYGVVLNFVGIILIVLIAEFFFKGIL